CAAGCCCCACCTACTAAAGGTCAGCGAACCACTACTGAGTGTCCTATCAAACTCAAGTTAACAAACATGCAGCACTAGGAACACTACTTGTATTTCTAATAGGTTATTATaatatgttattaaatttaaaggccactcatgaatggtacaggcaagggacagtgacaataccctcaCTAGCagaataatgtcctagagactgaccatatacagtaatcatatgatcagcacctaagtcccctctccacccaagctaggaccagggagggccaagcaatggctgctgatgagtcagcaggtagtcCCCTCTCCGCCCAGGCAAGGACCAGGGatgggccaagcaatggttgctgacaAGTCAACatgtagacctctaggctccccaaaaccatcccatctttagctcataaggatggtgaagttgtagacactataagaaactatcgagcttgagcagggctcgaaccccagtctagcaatcagcAGGTTGGGATGTTTCCAAACGGATTTTCCTCTGGGGACCACACCCACGAAGCGACACGGTCCCTCGGATGTgtgccccacccctcctttgatgtgTTTGAGAACTGAAGAATTTCAGGAGGTGGAGAGTTGAGTTATGTCCCCGGTGAGGTTTTCATCTTTCGTCAACCAAGAAAAACCATCCCGTCCCTCTTTCTTGGCTGACGACCAGTGATGCTTCAACACCACTGAAGTAATCACTGGTGGAAAAGCCAGAGTGGAACGAGCTTCCCCAATGATGGAAGATGTCCCTACATACATAGCTACAGGTAAGCCAGGAATTTGTTGTGAAAAATAATAGTTGCACTATCCCTTGGAGCTTACTGATGTGATTGTCTAATGGGAATGATCTCACTGCTGCCTATTTATCATCACACCCGGGTACTGTACTTCATCCTCTGCTTGGATGTGAGATTCGCCTAATTTTTactttaccacaatccccagaatGCAACAAAATGATAGTCGCTGACCTCAATCCTGAAGCAAATGTTTCTCAGAAGAGGCCAGTGCCCGCCAGTCATCAAGATAGCTTAACAGACATATCCCGTTCGATTGGGACCAAGCTAAGAGCACTTAGGAAGTGGTGGACAGTCCAAAACATAAGGCTTTGAACTGGTACACTCCATACTCCCTTGAGTACATAGCATATGTACTTTTTGTAGGACTAATAGACGGATATTTGGAAGTGCAGGTCCATCATGACATCTTCCTCTCTGATAAAAAACCAAACTGTAATTCCCATCTCCATGTTGAACAGAATGTGATGAAGATATTTGTTTCGAGGCAATAGGTTGATGATTGATCTTTACATCATAGTCGACTTCTCCATCAAAAAGAGCAAACCGTAGCACTTGAGAGAACGGCCTCAAAAGACTTCAAGCGTATTCTCCTCCTCCATCACTTCTACCCCTACCGCCGAGACAAGAGCTTTCAGTGATTTTGGAGGGGAACTCTGTAATGCTATCAGAGTGCAAGTGAGGGGAGATCAAAGATTTGAAGGGTAGGCAGTAACTGCTCTGGTCCATGTTGCTTCGACAATACCCAACGGCATGAAAAGCATCTCCACATTTGGAAAGGATGGAGGAGTGGCCTGGTGACTTCAGCATTCCTTCTTTCCTTCTTACTTCTACCACTCCACAAAAGGGAGAAGCACTGTCTGCACCTTCTCTAGAATATAAAGCAACTACAGGTCCTGATCTGGCTTGTAAGGCAGTCAGAGTCTTCTTCAAAGTCAATCATCGTAGCGTGGCAGAAATCGATGGTCTCGTCTCAGCCGCCTTCAAAGAGCATGGATCTTTGCAGCAAACGCACAATGTATGAGAAAGTAAATGCTAGCCTTCTTCCACTGTTTCCTTGACATCCATCTAAGGAACGTGAGAGATAGCTTCCAGCACCAGGGCGTTCCTCAATTTTGATGTAGACTCCAGTCCAACTTGCCCGGAGAATCAGGAAACAGCAGCATTCTTCCTCTTCAGTAGTCAACTGGCACATTGGTTAGCAGACTCTGGTGAAGAAGCAACTCCACCGGGCCACTGATCAATCCAAGGAGCTTCGTGGAGGCTGATCATGGAAGAGGTTTTCATGGTAGCAGATTCAAAAGCTGAAAAGATTATGCATTCAGTCTTTCCACGAGCAAACCCACCGTCAAAGGACGAACTGCAAGACTGGCTGAGAATACCTCCTCACACCCTCGGGTACGTAGAATCTCCTTTGTCAAGAGAGTGAAGGAGGTAGGACCTTACTCGACCGGCAAGACCGCAGTGAATTCTCAGGCCTAGAGATCTGCGAATTCACTCTGTCCACAACCATATAAGAGAATTCCAGCCATGGGAACTGCAATGACATCCGCGACCCTTGAGGGATGCCAAAATGCTCTTCATTGAGCGTAGATACCACTGTCACAGGAGCCGCAGTAGCTACCTTGTTAAATTCTAAAAGGTATTCTGGCTCCGTTAAATTCTAAAAGGTATTCTGGCTCCGTTAAATTCTAAAAGGTATTCTGGCTCCGTTAAATTCTAAAAGGTATTCTGGCTCCGTTAAATTCTAAAAGGTATTCTGGCTCCGTTAAATTCTAAAAGGTATTCTGGCTCCGTTAAATTCTAAAAGGTATTCTGGCTCCGTTAAATTCTAAAACGTATTCTGGCTCCATTAAATTCTAAAAGGTATTTTGGCTCCGTTAAATTCATATTCCTACtataggacaatggtttgtattagcGTAGGaccaaattatttttcttcttgttataTACAAATCAAACTATTTACCTTATGTAAATTTATTAAAAGCAAGTATAATTAATATATCAATGGCCATGTAAGTTTATAttgattaatcaattaatattaggCATGAAAGTAACTTACCATTCGATTGATGTCACCAATGCACACATAAGGTTGGTCTGGTTCTGTTGCAACAGCCCATTTGCTATGGTCTTTATGGGTGGAGAAACTTGTCGAAGCAGCTCTTACTAAAATACTTTCAGCATTCTCTACCCTAAGGAAGAAAAGACGTTGAAACAAACCTGCAACGCCATAGCCAGTATTGCATTTTGTCaaggtatatgtacagtacagaATATGCTTGAAAATTAAAAACGAAAATCTGAGCAAATTGCAATCGTTAATCATAAGATTGCAACTTTTTCCCTGGGAATTATATTCTGAGATCTTGGCCAGAAAGAGAAAAACAAGAATAGTATTGAGAAGTTTATCAGAAAATACGTCTACTACTCTATTATACTTGGATATACagtaacattttttcttttataaaacagagtagtgtacagtatacacacaatcTCACTGGTGTATACTTTACTCATATCAACAAAATAGAGATCTTACTTGTAAGTAGAATTACATGATGAAGGAAGGGGTTCCGGCCCATTCCTCCATGTCTCCACAACAAGGTTAGTTTCAAGAACCGGGGCAACTAATCCAGCGTATAAATCTGTAAATTAGAAAGGAAAACTTTAGGAGGACAATAAATTCTTTTGCATGTGCAATACAGTACTGCTTAACATATTgtactaaaatgaaataaaaagttgtaATAAATTTTTCTAAAAATACAACAAACTTCAGGAATTTAAGATAATATCTGAAACTTTTTTATCCAAGTTAATTTCTTGAAATAGAATCTACATTTCATAAAACACAACGGGAATACGTGAGACACAAGGTAAAGGAACACACGGGAACACGTGGGACAAGGGTTGAGAACACAAAGTAATCACGTGGGAACACAAGGTGAATGGTCGGGATAagcgagagagagcggcgagatgttatctacacCGCGACCAGGAGCTTAATGGTTGGAAAGCGTGGTCACCCGCGTGACCTGGGTCGCTCCTGGGCATGTATCCCTTCaccctggaacgcccttgagaggcagcggagaggggggcaactacgcaaaattcttggtcggtgattgagagatccccaggctctcctaagaaagtagttcgaggtaagtattctgtgttggaacaatctaCATTTCATAACAAACTGCAATTACAAAGGAGTTGCTTTCAAAGCATTAAACTTCTGAAACTTGGCCCTAAAACTTagacaaaatggagtttttatgataaaacaaagttttatgaatacttacctggcagttatatatacatagctaattatctctatttcggcagaatttttctaaactaggcaaccgccttgtggtggttgggtggtaacacccgttaaagggtggtaggaggaatcattcccgttttctgttcttcagttcatctctgccggccggatcgataacacgttggtccgtcattaagagtttttcttcgctttccctgctcggtgtaccagtctgcttttttggtgaagtactctgatttggggttttggcgatcgtgtattttgttttctcttagcttttttgctgtttttcattatgagtgaaaagagtcattaccgtatctgtgcgaaaaACTTAGACAAAATATGCAGCTTCTGATCCCGATAAATCTAAAACAAGAGAGAAATATCTTACCTTGGTTGTATTTCCTGTACTTGGCAAATGAAGTAAATGTCTTACCTTGGTTGTATTTCCTGTACTTGGCAAATGAAGTAAATGTCTTACCTTGGTTGTATTTCCTGTACTTGGCACATGAAGTAAATGTCTTACCTTGGTTGTATTTCCTGTACTTGGCAAATGAAGTAAATGTCTTACCTTGGTTGTATTTCCTGTACTTGGCAAATGAAGTAAATGTCTTACCTTGGTTGTATTTCCTGTACTTGGCACATGAAGTAAATGTCTTACCTTGGTTGTATTTCCTGTACTTGGCAAATGAAGTAAATGTCTTACCTTGGTTGTATTTCCTGTACTTGGCAAATGAAGTAAATGTCTTACCTTGGTTGTATTTCCTGTACTTGGCAAATGAAGTAAATGTCTTCCCTTGTTTCGATTTAAGTTGAGTAATTCGGTACCATGGGAGGGACTCGACGTGTTCCCCATCAATGACTTTCTTCAGAGTTGGGAACCGTTCTACTAATGAAGTTGGCATGCTGGATGCGTATATGAAGGGTTCGTTCTGAATCAGCTGCCCACCTGTGATTTATACAAGAATTGTGTTAATATAAATAACTAAGGAATCAGAATATAAAATGTTTTCAAATAACAAAATCACTCATAATAAATCACAGAATAACTAAGTAATCtgaatataaaatgttttcaaATAACAAAATCACTCATAATAAATCACAGAATAACTAAGTAATCtgaatataaaatgttttcaaATAACAAAATCACTCTAATAATAAATCACAGCATTTTTCATCTGCAATGCCATGCAAAAAAGTGATACGAAATacaaaataacttgaaaaaaaataattcagtacTTTTCTGACAGACATAATCCTATAGTTAAGGTGTAATGCTTGATAAGCTGCACATAATGTACTATTGATTCCTAATTAGATAGATTTGGAATTTCTAAAAGTTATATTTTGCTTTCACTAAAAAATACTTTACATATTAAGAGTTTTTTGCTTtcactataaaatatatatttggatttttGGGGGTAGATCAAAGAAAAGCTCTCCTTTTTATCCATTAAATACAAAGTGACAAAGGTATTATGCAGTCTCtattcctacgggccaaccaagggaaaggcccgtgccaacaacaagtgttggctttaataccccaacaacaacaacaatgcagtCTCTAATTCAAGActcttgatgtttttattatttagtAATCTTCAAGTGCAGCCTCCCATATTCAGTATATTTTCCACATTCCATTTCATCAGAATCATCTAGAGAAAATTTCTGGCTACATTCTTCTTACCTATATTCTCAGCCTCTTCAACAGGTAAGCTGATACACAGCATAATCTGACCGTAATGATGGCCCGAGGATGGGTACGAGTAGCCGTCTTCTGGCGAAGGTGGATACAGGGGTACAGAATGAACGAGCCAAAAGCCACCAGACTGCGTCATGACGAATACTCCTTTGGTGTGCCCCTTGGTGAAACTTTTTGTGCCATTAGGAAATTCATCATTGTACATAATGAGTGCGGAATTCTGCAAGGTAAGGTAACACTCATTACAGTATTTCTTATACTTTTATCAGACCTTTCTGGCTAGCCTTAAACAGAAAATTATTTCTCCTAAGATCCCATTTCCCctctaaaaaaaaataccattaaagcTTATTTAAACACTACATTTATAACTAAAGCAATAATTTTCTCAACTTCTACCAGTATATTCTCCACTTTATATCAgtataaaatttgaataaaatgctATCAAGAGTAAATATCATTAAGTGAAAACTTTTTTTTAACACAAAACAAGAATTTTCTACACAAACTCCTTAGTTATAAACCGTATGTACAATGTATATAAGCACAGtcagacacaggaattcctgacgcACCTTGCTCAGggtaagtgcaccctgtcacatgcTTTCTGCCATTTCTCCTTACACTAGCTATTTGGTTACTTACTGCGCATCTAGAGTGAGAcacggtgcacttcctcagaaagagttgtgccatgaattcctgtgtacaactgtacatTATGAGTACATCTATGACCCAAATGTTCCCCAGATTTAAGAGTAGTTTTTCTAATAGACAGAGGAAGAAGTAAGAAAATAGTCTCAAAGACCATGTGCCACCTGGACTTTCAGGTATCTATCAATCATAAGTGTTACTTCTTATGCTTATGCTTACAAAAAACTGAACACTCTTTTTCAAAAAAACTTTTTGAAACGGAGGAAAAAGATCAGCTGCTGACCAAACAAATAGGGATGATTATTCCAAGGTTCTCTGATGTTCAACATATGGGTATTTCTTTGTAAAGGAAAGtgctgtaggtacatgaaaagacacatttcacatgtaccagtattgtcatgattattattattgtatgtatcattttctgcattatcatgattattattattgtatgtattatTAACcatattatgtactttcaaccattatttcagatgttgcatatcagtaggttaattcctgtaatgttattgatatgatatggcaacattgagtcagcattggcaacactaaTCTGTTGCgttcccatgatgcagtctgtttgtcttcgtccccttagctgataagttatcttctcTTGTGTCCCACAGatcttgtgtatttactctaatagacattgagaacctacttttcaagttgtatccttgccccaccaattaaggttaaggaagttaccaacacgtgcAAGTGCTAGCTAAAACAACTTGAATTATGTAAATTGATTCTCTTACATCAATCCAATATGGTAAAAGATTCCCTGCAAATGGGCTCGTGTATCAACTATTCAACTATCGAAAGAAACCATGAAACTGAAACTGTAACAAATGAGCCTGGGACTTCTATTACTACCACTTCTAAAGAAAGAGCATTCCTGTATTCTATCAAATTTTCACACATGCTAGACTAGTACAGAAAACATATGAGGAATCCAAATTCACCAGTGGTAAATTCAGCTTCTGCCTTGTCCCTCCTTCAATATGACCTATGTGGTTTAAGCCAGGAGATTATCTCACTGACATTTTATCATTCCTTCGTCACATTATCCAAGGAGTAGCACTACAATCAAACAAtgcagaggaggaggagatgataattgCATGAAAGTTGAATTATCCCATATGTAAAGCAGAGGTTTGAAAGTTATGTACTTAAATAAAACTTCTGAGCAGAGTGGAACCATTTATCCAGAGTCCAGTCACAGGAGACATTTCACCAGTTTTCTGCCGTGAACCCTGGTGTACCCAACAAATAATACTCAAAATAAAGATGACATAAACAAACTAAAGGCATGAAAACAAAGATGATGCATGGGGGAAAGTACAAAGGATGAAAAACATAAGACATAAAGATGAAAAACAAAGACATATATGCATACCATCAGGAAAAAATACATACTACTGGTGCTCAACCCTCAAAAACACGACTCAATACCAATATCCTGAGGCCAAGACAATGAAAAACTCACAAAATTTTTCAACAAATTACTTATAGATTTAACACAAAATAAGGAGCAAGCAGCAAATTACATGggaaaaaaatactatgaaaatgacaaattcgaagataatttgtatttttcctaaccatacaaaccttagctatttacaaagggtttacttttagcgcagctgaaatgacgagccaatagtttttaacgagggttaattacccccgcgctagttagcggggggtggggaagggtagcttgctacccctcccccctccacacaccggtgacttgcttcacttcacttagaggtaggacttgacttgggggtcagggatggcgggcacatatgtgtaaatagctaaggtttgtatggttaggaaaaatacaaattatcttcgaatttgtcatttgttccgtaaccgaaatacaaaccacactatttacaaagggtgacttaccccttaggaagggtggaaagtccccagccttactgacttcggcttgcccgggggctcgatcccttagtgagcagcactagagagagggagcccctgtacctcacaggttcctagcattgctaggaacgagtggcctacataagtagtgtgaggaggagagtgtgactcgtcctatgaagttgaccttgagaccttcagataggaattctaggataggacgttccccataccacctcgtcagggtatgggagacgcaacagtattaagcttaatactaggagcacaaagaagcatgggttacctgcagaggtcgaggtcagctatgcgaggaccaggatgctgcttccccaagagaggggagaatgaagaaagaagtaagggtcagacatactctttcattcacacagactaagaccgggtaacaacgccctcaacctactgctacttgtccaaaaaggagcctgaggttagaccagctgttgtgcagcaaccacagggccgatagagaacgtatcgaggctcctgtgggtcacgtcttgcaggtagtgggctgtgaaggtcgtttgacgcttccagacccccgcttgaagtacctgcgtcacagagaagtttctcttgaaggccagggatgtagcaatacccctgacatcgtgggcccgagggcgacgtgacggaggagggtcaggattcagggcatggtggataacccttcgaatccaagcagagatggtgttccttgtgaccctcctctttgtcctgcctgtgctcacaaacaaagctcgcacatgaggacggactgcagccgttctcttcaagtagtacctcagacacctcactgggcatagtagcagctggtctgggtcgtttgttacagaacggagactcgcgatcctgaaagagtcgaaccgaggatccggcactccaggattctgagtcttggccacaaactcagggacgaacctgaacgttacctccccccatccccttgaatgggcgatgtcgtacgagagaccatgaagttcactaactcgcttggccgaggccaaggcgagtaggaaagccgtcttccaagacaggtggcgatcggaggcctggcgtaatggctcgaagggaggtctcttgagagacctgagaactcgaaccacgttccaaggagggggtctcacttccgactgggggcaggtaagctcatagctacgtatgagtaaagagagttctagcgatgaagaaatatccacgcccttcaatctgaaggccaagcttaaggctgagcgatagcctttcactgccgagacagaaaggcgcatttcttctcgcagatacacaaggaagtccgctattgctggaatagtggcatcgagtggagagagaccccttccacgacaccaaccacaaaagactctccacttcgcttggtagactccctccgaggaccttcgcaggtgccgagacattctctccgcaacctgttgcgaaaagcctctctccgcgaggagacgctggatagtctccaggcgtgaagccgaagcgaggctacggccctgtgagggacaccggagtggggttgtctgagaagctcgtgtcgtggaggaagctcccttgggagttccgtcaggagttgcagaaggtccggaaaccattccgcgtgatgccatagcggagctactagagtcatggaacagttgaccgatagtctggtcctgttgagcacccttctcatcagacagaatggtgggaaggcgtacacgtcgatgttgtcccaccgttgctggaaagcatcttgccagagtgccttggggtccaggactggtgagcagtacaggggcagcttgaagttcaaggctgtcgcgaacaagtccaccgtcggggaaccccacaaagtcaggactttgttggctatctgaggatccaaagaccactcggtactcactatctgcgaagccctgctcagactgtcggcgagcacattcctcttgccaggaatgaagcgagctgatagtgttatcgagtgggtttcggtccacctcagagtctctactgcaagatgggatagctgttgcgaaaaagtgcctccctgcttgttgatataagccactaccgtggtgttgtcgctcatcaccaccacggagtgacccgccaggaaccgttggaactgttgaagggccagaaagacggccttcaattctagcaggttgatgtgtaggcacttttctgattctgaccaaaggcctgaggccctctggttcagaacgtgcgccccccacccttcttttgacgcgtccgaaaacagagtcaattccgggggaaggacgagaagactcactccctttcgcaggttctcgtcggccagccaccaccgcaagtccgtctgttccagagaccccattgggatcagagtgtccggggaatcggatccttgattccaccgggacttgagccgccattgaagggatctcatcctgaggcggctgtttggaaccagacgggccagggaggataggtggcccaagagacgcaaccacgattgggcggggagttcttttcgcctgaggaaaggttccgccaccctcctcagccttgctatccggtcgtctgatggaaaggctttgtggagattggtgtctattagcatgcctagataaaccagtcgttgggacggctgcagagaggacttctcgaggtttaccacgatccccagatcctggcaaagatctagaagcctgtctcggtgtcgaagaagggtcgactccgagtctgctaggatcagccaatcgtctaggtaacgaaggagacgaatgccgttcctgtgcgcccaagtcgaaatcagggtgaacactctggtgaacacctgaggagctgtggagagaccgaaacacagcaccttgaactggtagatcttgttgtctaggcagaatctcaggtacttcctggaagacggatggattgggatctggaagtacgcatcctttagatccagtgtacacatgaagtcttgtggtctcaccgcaagtctgaccgtgtctgctgtctccatgctgaaccgggtttgtttgacaaacctgttcagagccgagagatcgatgacgggtctccagcctccagtagccttctttacaagaaagagtcgactgaagaagcctggagagccgtccacgacctcctggagagcacccttctcgaacatggtctcgacttcggcctgaagggccagcccctttgccgatcccatggcataggagctcaacgacactggattcgctgtcaggggaggttgagatgacgtgaacgggacgcgataaccttggccgatcactgagatcgtccaagcatcggccccgagatgttgccacctgcggacgcaacgctgaaggcatccccccacaggtggacacgcagggggactgccacccctaaggcttgcggccgcggccgccacccctagaagtcttgcctcccctggaggacttaccgcctctcttgaccttggctggaaagggctggggcttagacaccactttcttagctgccggtgcctgtttgggagccttacgaggctgttgctgctgttgtggcggggctggaggcttatagggccgagttgtaagggccctgtggaggagggagtccgtgctggatttcctccacctctcagccgttctctccaagtcttgaggctcaaacaggctctcccccaggagggaggcatgtcggagcctacacacatctacggcggggaccttcggatggaatctctcggacacagcatcgcgacgcttcaacaccgagttggcccacagggtggtaacctggtgcgccaagaactcgatggagcgggtgcccgagagcaagaaggtctctagggccttcctattggtctccttagacaagtcctcagatcgcaataggatgcccagagatcctaaccagaagtccagccacgaagtggcctgcatggcacacttagcgaccttctcgtggttaaggatctctgccgccgagaacgacacctgccgggcagagaattTCTCCAAGgtaactcccttcgccagctcctccacagagtgatggagaggaagagcgaggttgtgctcacccaggatctcgaaatacctcctctgctgaaggcgaggaggagggatgagtttgttcccggcagtggaacgactggaggaggcaagaagtgcgagctgagcattggccctagctctggcactcttcagcccccgagaccagggcagagctgcactggtcttaggggccttccgaacgtcaaacacttcatccagaatcgtgtctttgccttcacggggggggatgactggatccgtaagactgttaagttgccttatcaggcttaggacctgccagaaggcatgttcggactcttgctgttctcctccctgcgggctggcagctaagtctcctgccccaggaatctcttcctggggtgatacgtggacattcccctgggtagtcgtgggttcctgtcgaatccttgcagaggatttaggatttagggatggtcttggaatccttgggttccctcctaggagggatacaggatcccaacaacgaggttcgaggggccccttcctcacgagacgattctcctgcctgaagcgaagtctccccccctggtgccgaggggaagactaccggcccactggactcacctgaggacggaaaggcctcgtccacgggagaaggagagagtactcgt
Above is a window of Palaemon carinicauda isolate YSFRI2023 chromosome 30, ASM3689809v2, whole genome shotgun sequence DNA encoding:
- the DNaseII gene encoding deoxyribonuclease-2-alpha: MASCWTIGCSLVVILSLFCIWNCVNREEVPDTSDWYGCRDQNGKPIDSFVVYKLPMDKNSEFAPLKLGTAYMYLTPETAARLQSGGVSSVFSEYRDSASGWVLSNVSIGSEYSMLSYTLRRIYSDKDFLQNSALIMYNDEFPNGTKSFTKGHTKGVFVMTQSGGFWLVHSVPLYPPSPEDGYSYPSSGHHYGQIMLCISLPVEEAENIGGQLIQNEPFIYASSMPTSLVERFPTLKKVIDGEHVESLPWYRITQLKSKQGKTFTSFAKYRKYNQDLYAGLVAPVLETNLVVETWRNGPEPLPSSCNSTYKVENAESILVRAASTSFSTHKDHSKWAVATEPDQPYVCIGDINRMESQFHRAGGTVCMWSLSIWHRFHNLVQEVETCRFGI